From one Nitrospira sp. MA-1 genomic stretch:
- a CDS encoding ferritin-like domain-containing protein, with protein sequence MKKNGIVKETIGLAEVKMRWARERKGLGNGPMTAGFNIPANRVVKLLNRALATEIVCVLRYKRHNFMAAGISSFSSKAEFLHHAVQEQAHADQLAERIVQLGGKPNLSPDGFLNRSYPEYVEGESLREMIAKDLIAKRIAINSYRELVASVGAHDPTTSHILEGILAQEKEHAGDRASLLKILGPEPMPHRPIR encoded by the coding sequence ATGAAAAAGAATGGAATCGTGAAAGAAACTATCGGGCTGGCTGAGGTGAAGATGCGTTGGGCACGGGAACGAAAAGGGCTTGGGAATGGCCCCATGACCGCTGGGTTCAATATCCCGGCGAACAGGGTGGTCAAGTTGCTCAATAGAGCACTCGCCACAGAAATCGTCTGCGTCCTTCGCTATAAGCGCCACAACTTCATGGCCGCGGGGATTAGCTCCTTCAGTTCGAAGGCTGAGTTTCTCCACCACGCGGTGCAGGAACAAGCCCATGCTGATCAATTGGCCGAACGCATTGTCCAACTTGGGGGAAAGCCGAATCTGTCTCCCGACGGGTTCCTGAACCGGAGTTACCCGGAATATGTTGAAGGGGAGTCATTGAGGGAGATGATTGCGAAAGACCTGATAGCCAAGCGCATTGCGATTAACAGCTATCGGGAACTGGTCGCCTCCGTCGGGGCGCATGATCCCACGACCTCTCACATCTTGGAAGGGATCCTTGCGCAGGAAAAAGAACATGCAGGGGACAGAGCAAGCCTCCTGAAGATATTGGGCCCTGAACCGATGCCTCATCGACCGATCCGCTAA